GCCAGCCAAGTCGGAAAACGGATTCGCGGCTGTGTCGGCGTGCGGTTGCACGGCCACGGGGACGATGGCCGGTACTTCGAGTGCGGGCGCGGACGGTGGTGTGATCGGTGTGGGCGCGAGCCACCCGCTCGACGGCGGAGACCCCCGCGTTGGGGCGGGCGTCGGCTGCCCCGTGAGGTTGGACAGATACCGCATCTTGTCGGTCGGCTGCTGCGCCTCGGGGCCGGGCGGGAGTTCCGGCTTGCGGGCCGCGGCGCCCGTGAACACGCTGTCCTCGGACTCTTCCGGATCGCTGAAGATGCTCTCGGACGATTCCCGCGCGGTGATCGAGACGACGAAGTCCGTCGAGGGCCGCGGGATCATGGTGGGGGTCAAATCCGCCCCGGGGCCGGGCGGGGCTTTCGCGGCGGGCGGCCCCGGTTGCGAGGCGGCCGGCGCGACGACGACGTGCCGGCAATTCGGGCACCGCACCGACCGGCCGGTCAACTCCAGGCCGACGGCCATCCGCTTGCCGCACTGCGGGCACGGGAACGTAACCTGTTGCATGCCGCCTCACACGGGCTACCGGCGGGCGGACGACCGCGCCGGGGTGGTGTCCGAATTGGGTCGCGAGTCGCCGCTCAAGAATTGTAGGCCGTTTGGGGGAACCCGGGGGAGTCGAACGGAAGGCGGTTGTCGCCCGCCCGACCCCCGCGGGGACGGCCCGACCGTGGTAACCGTTACTGCCCGGCCGAGGTGGCTCCGTGCATCGCCCAGTTCAACCCGGCGAGGAGGTGGGTTTGGAACCGCGGGTCTTTCCACACGTCCTTCCGGTGCCCGAGCGAGGTGTAGAAGACGCGGCCCTTGCCGTACTCCTTGACCCACGAGACGGCATAGTCGTTGTCCGCCCGCTTGCCCTTTTTCACGTCGATCGAGCTGTTATCGACGCTGTAAATGCCGTGCAGTTTTTCGCGGTTGAAGTTCTTGAACTGGTAGATTTCATCGGTAATTTCGTCGCCTTCCACGAAGCCCTTGGCCGCCGGGTGCTTCGGGTCGTCGACCTTGATCTTGATCTTCTGGTGCCACGGGTGGCCGTCGAAGTACCCGCCGATGAGGTCGCCGTAGGCGGTGTCGTACAGGGTGTCGGTCGCGCAGTGGGTGCCGGCGAAGGCGCCGCCCGCGTTGACCCACTCCATCAGGTCTTTGAGTTCTTCCTTGTTGACCGGGTTGCCCGTGGTAAAGAACAGCACGCAGTCGAAGTTCTTGAGCGTGTCCTTGTTAATCCGCCCGCAGTTTTCGATCGCGACGGTCTTCCCGGTCGGCCCGCGGAACCGCTCGCTGTACGCCTCGAGCGCGGTCTTTTCGACCTCGGGCTTGTCCTTCGGCTTGATTTTCACTGTCTTTGTCGGGTCTTCGGTGAACCGGTAGCAGGTGACTTCGAGCCCGTTCTTCGGGCCGATGTCCTTGAGCGTGTCCTCGGCGAACCCCAAGGCGTCGTGGACGAACCCGCCGCTGTGGGTGACGAGGAGGACGCGCTTGGGTTTGTCCGCGGCGCTAAGCGGGGCGGCCGCGGCGAGGATCAGCGGGAGGCAGAGAAATGCCCGTCGGAGGAGAGTCATTCCGGTCGGCTCCGGGAGTGTGGTGGGAGTGCATTGGGTGGAGAAAAAGTCGCCTCTGCCCGGTCATCTTACGGGCAACCCCACGCGAACTCCATCGGATTTCGCGCCACCCAAAAACGCTGCGTCGGCTTGCTCGATCAGGTTCTCGCACACGCCGCGCCGCTGGAAGAACAGTAAGCTCGGCACCTCGCCGGCCGCCAACTCATCCGCACCCGGTACGCCGACTTCGAGCCGGGCGCGCGGGCCTACGGCGTTCACCGTGGCGTCTTGTTCGACGCGATCCACGGCACGGTCGCACACAACCAGTCGACGTGCGGCTCGGGCGCGACGTGGTTAAAATTGCCGAGGGCGATTTGTGCCATTCCCTACTTCGTCACAAAGTCTTGAAGAAACGCTGAAA
This is a stretch of genomic DNA from Fimbriiglobus ruber. It encodes these proteins:
- a CDS encoding ThuA domain-containing protein; the protein is MTLLRRAFLCLPLILAAAAPLSAADKPKRVLLVTHSGGFVHDALGFAEDTLKDIGPKNGLEVTCYRFTEDPTKTVKIKPKDKPEVEKTALEAYSERFRGPTGKTVAIENCGRINKDTLKNFDCVLFFTTGNPVNKEELKDLMEWVNAGGAFAGTHCATDTLYDTAYGDLIGGYFDGHPWHQKIKIKVDDPKHPAAKGFVEGDEITDEIYQFKNFNREKLHGIYSVDNSSIDVKKGKRADNDYAVSWVKEYGKGRVFYTSLGHRKDVWKDPRFQTHLLAGLNWAMHGATSAGQ